In Hymenobacter sublimis, a single genomic region encodes these proteins:
- a CDS encoding KUP/HAK/KT family potassium transporter produces MDAKHSHTAISTAGLLIALGIIYGDIGTSPLYVMSAVLKSARVPNLIEANLVLGAISCVLWTLTLQTTVKYVILTLNADNNGEGGIFSLYALVRRRGAWLSAVAIIGGAALLADGVITPPISVSSAIEGLRAVKPDIPTVPIVIGIIAGLFLLQSFGTQIVGKAFGPIMLLWFTMLGVLGVSWIVQNPIILKAINPYYAYELLAEYPGGFWLLGSVFLCTTGAEALYSDLGHCGKGNIRISWVFVKTTLILNYLGQGAWLLAHQGQMLDGRSPFYALMPQWFLLIGIGIATIAAIIASQALITGSFTLVAEAIRLNMWPKVRLNYPTDVKGQLYVPSMNRLLLLGCIGVVLYFQESTNMEAAYGLAITLTMLMTTILLTTWLHMKRVPMAAIVLFVLVYGAIEGSFLIANLIKFPHGGWVSLAIGSSLMAVMYVWLRAYYIKRRLTEFVKIEPYIEALKQLSNDESVSKYATHLVFMSSAERQSEIESKIIYSIFQKRPKRADIYWFVHVDTTDEPYTMEYKVTELAHDDVFRITFRLGFRVEQRINLYFRKVVEDLVRNKEVDITSRYESLSKQHVTGDFRFVVLEKFLSVENEFPMVEKLVMQAYFYIKQFIASEDKYFGLDTSSVKVEKVPLVITPVREVALKRIK; encoded by the coding sequence ATGGACGCCAAACACTCGCATACCGCCATTTCGACGGCTGGCTTGCTCATTGCCCTCGGCATTATTTACGGCGACATCGGTACTTCGCCGCTGTACGTAATGAGCGCCGTTCTGAAAAGCGCCCGGGTGCCTAACCTGATTGAGGCCAACTTGGTGCTGGGCGCCATTTCCTGCGTGCTCTGGACTCTAACGCTGCAAACCACCGTCAAGTACGTCATATTGACCCTCAATGCCGATAACAACGGGGAAGGCGGTATTTTCTCGCTTTACGCCCTCGTGCGGCGGCGCGGCGCCTGGCTGTCGGCCGTGGCTATTATTGGCGGCGCGGCCCTGCTGGCCGACGGGGTTATCACTCCTCCCATTTCCGTATCGTCGGCCATTGAGGGGTTGCGGGCCGTAAAGCCCGACATTCCTACGGTGCCCATTGTCATTGGCATTATTGCGGGCTTGTTCCTGCTACAAAGCTTTGGTACCCAGATTGTAGGCAAGGCATTCGGCCCAATTATGCTCCTGTGGTTTACCATGTTGGGCGTGTTGGGCGTAAGCTGGATTGTACAGAATCCCATTATTCTGAAGGCCATCAACCCCTACTACGCTTACGAGCTGCTGGCTGAATATCCGGGTGGTTTCTGGCTGCTAGGTTCGGTGTTCCTGTGTACTACCGGAGCCGAGGCGCTCTACTCCGACCTGGGTCACTGCGGCAAGGGCAACATCCGCATCAGCTGGGTATTCGTGAAAACCACCTTGATTCTGAACTACTTAGGCCAGGGCGCGTGGTTGCTGGCTCACCAGGGCCAGATGCTGGACGGTCGGAGCCCCTTCTATGCTCTGATGCCTCAGTGGTTCCTGCTCATCGGCATTGGCATTGCTACCATTGCCGCCATTATTGCCTCGCAGGCTTTGATTACGGGCTCGTTTACGCTGGTAGCGGAAGCTATTCGCCTGAATATGTGGCCCAAAGTGCGCCTCAACTACCCCACCGACGTGAAGGGCCAACTCTATGTGCCCAGCATGAACCGGTTGCTGCTGCTGGGCTGCATTGGGGTGGTGCTGTACTTTCAGGAATCCACGAACATGGAAGCGGCCTATGGCCTGGCCATCACGCTAACCATGCTCATGACTACCATCCTGCTCACTACGTGGCTGCACATGAAGCGGGTGCCGATGGCGGCCATTGTGCTCTTCGTGTTGGTGTACGGAGCTATTGAGGGCTCCTTCCTGATTGCCAACCTCATCAAATTCCCCCACGGCGGCTGGGTTTCGCTGGCCATTGGCTCCTCGTTGATGGCGGTAATGTACGTGTGGCTGCGGGCCTACTACATCAAGCGGCGCCTGACGGAGTTCGTGAAAATTGAGCCTTACATTGAGGCCCTGAAGCAGCTCTCCAATGATGAGTCGGTGTCGAAATACGCTACCCACTTGGTGTTCATGTCGTCGGCGGAGCGGCAGTCGGAAATCGAGTCGAAGATTATTTACTCCATCTTCCAGAAGCGCCCCAAGCGCGCCGACATCTACTGGTTTGTGCACGTGGACACCACCGATGAGCCGTATACGATGGAGTATAAAGTAACCGAATTGGCCCACGACGACGTGTTCCGGATTACGTTCCGCCTGGGCTTCCGGGTAGAGCAACGTATCAACCTCTACTTCCGCAAAGTAGTGGAGGACCTGGTGCGCAACAAGGAAGTGGACATCACCTCCCGCTACGAGTCTTTGAGCAAGCAGCACGTTACCGGTGACTTCCGCTTTGTAGTGCTGGAGAAATTCCTTTCGGTAGAAAACGAGTTTCCCATGGTTGAGAAGCTGGTAATGCAGGCTTACTTCTACATCAAGCAGTTCATTGCTTCCGAAGACAAGTATTTCGGCCTCGATACTAGCTCAGTAAAAGTGGAGAAAGTACCGCTAGTTATTACTCCAGTGCGGGAGGTAGCCCTTAAGCGCATCAAGTAA
- a CDS encoding M1 family aminopeptidase, whose amino-acid sequence MRPFLYALTLVGLLRCLPAAAQLPAYPPAAADLNGAAAEACAQTHNRVARPAYASLSHRQKMARYDVTYYKLDLDLTNTTRAVSGAVTIRARTGAQPLDSLAFELYSTYAIDSVVVNGRRSAGLRRVGMGDVTVGLTQPVAPNTLFNALIYYRGTAPNGNSAAIGNALDTRTDPTYGVSTTWSLSEPYNAYEWWPCKQVLTDKADSSDVWVSTAATNKVGSNGVLQKSTPLPNNRVRHEWKSRHPIDYYLISVAVGPYVEYVNYANPTGGPRIPIVNYLYNQKALNDQRTEIDRTPGFIEYFSDIVGLYPFANEKYGHCMAPIGGGMEHQTMTTQYGFTFTLTAHELMHQWFGNNVTCGAWEDIWLNEGFASYGEYLALNQLIGSATALSWMNQAHTSAMSQPGGSVFVPDTTNVSRIFNSRLSYKKGAAVVHMLRYLLNDDVKFFRALRTYQSTYAGRTARTRDLQRVFEQEAGRSLQYFFDQWFRGEGYPTFSVRWNQAGGLVYLQNTETTSMPTVTSFFATDVDYRLTFTDGTTRTIRLPQYQPVVSAAVAESRPISSITVDPDQWLLNGTGPITRDNALVTSTRLGANEATITVYPNPCQDQLRLADFSGGRATAEVTDATGRVVLRQPITSAAPVLYTAALAPGIYHLRLLGQEGLIAQARFVRAAE is encoded by the coding sequence ATGCGTCCCTTCCTTTACGCCCTCACTTTAGTGGGTCTGCTGCGTTGCCTGCCCGCGGCCGCCCAGCTGCCTGCCTACCCTCCGGCGGCCGCCGACCTGAACGGAGCCGCCGCTGAGGCCTGCGCGCAGACGCACAATCGGGTTGCCCGTCCGGCTTACGCCAGCCTGAGCCACCGGCAGAAAATGGCCCGCTACGACGTAACGTATTACAAGCTGGACCTGGACCTGACCAACACTACTCGCGCCGTAAGTGGAGCCGTCACCATCAGGGCCCGCACCGGAGCGCAACCCCTCGACTCGCTGGCCTTTGAGCTGTATTCTACCTATGCTATTGACTCCGTGGTAGTAAACGGCCGTCGGAGCGCCGGGCTGCGCCGGGTAGGCATGGGCGATGTGACCGTAGGGCTAACCCAGCCCGTGGCACCCAATACCTTGTTCAACGCCCTGATTTACTACCGGGGCACGGCTCCTAACGGTAACTCCGCCGCCATTGGCAACGCCCTTGATACCCGCACCGACCCCACCTACGGCGTGAGCACCACCTGGAGCCTGTCGGAGCCCTACAACGCCTATGAGTGGTGGCCCTGCAAACAGGTGCTCACGGATAAGGCCGATTCATCCGACGTTTGGGTTTCTACTGCCGCCACCAATAAAGTGGGCTCCAATGGGGTGCTGCAGAAATCTACCCCGCTACCTAACAACCGGGTGCGGCACGAGTGGAAATCCCGCCACCCCATCGACTACTACCTGATTTCGGTGGCCGTGGGGCCTTACGTGGAGTATGTAAACTATGCCAATCCCACGGGCGGCCCCCGCATTCCCATCGTCAACTACCTGTATAACCAAAAGGCCCTGAACGACCAACGCACGGAGATAGACCGCACCCCCGGCTTCATCGAATACTTCTCCGACATCGTGGGGCTGTACCCCTTTGCCAATGAGAAATACGGCCACTGCATGGCGCCCATTGGGGGCGGCATGGAGCACCAAACCATGACGACGCAGTACGGCTTCACCTTCACGCTCACGGCCCACGAACTGATGCACCAGTGGTTTGGCAACAACGTGACCTGCGGAGCCTGGGAGGATATCTGGCTCAATGAGGGCTTTGCTTCCTACGGGGAGTACCTGGCCCTGAATCAGCTTATTGGGTCAGCCACGGCGCTTTCCTGGATGAATCAGGCGCATACTTCGGCCATGAGTCAGCCGGGCGGTAGCGTTTTCGTGCCCGATACCACCAACGTCAGCCGCATTTTCAATTCTCGTCTCTCGTATAAGAAAGGAGCCGCCGTGGTTCATATGCTGCGCTACCTACTCAACGATGACGTAAAGTTTTTCCGGGCCCTGCGTACCTACCAGAGCACCTACGCCGGCCGCACCGCCCGCACCCGCGACCTGCAGCGCGTGTTTGAGCAGGAAGCCGGCCGCTCCCTGCAATATTTCTTTGACCAGTGGTTCCGGGGGGAAGGCTACCCCACGTTTTCTGTGCGCTGGAACCAGGCCGGCGGGTTGGTTTACCTTCAGAATACCGAAACTACCTCCATGCCCACGGTAACGTCCTTTTTCGCCACCGATGTCGACTACCGTCTCACGTTTACGGATGGCACGACCCGCACCATTCGGCTGCCGCAGTACCAGCCGGTAGTGTCAGCGGCCGTAGCGGAGTCGCGCCCTATCAGCAGCATCACCGTCGACCCCGACCAGTGGTTACTTAATGGCACTGGCCCTATCACCCGCGACAATGCGCTGGTAACCAGCACGCGGCTGGGAGCTAACGAGGCTACCATTACCGTGTACCCAAACCCCTGCCAGGACCAGTTGCGCCTGGCCGATTTTAGTGGTGGCCGAGCTACGGCTGAAGTTACGGACGCAACCGGTCGGGTAGTGCTGCGCCAGCCTATAACCTCAGCGGCACCCGTGCTGTACACGGCGGCGCTGGCGCCCGGCATCTATCACCTGCGCCTCCTAGGGCAGGAGGGCCTGATTGCGCAGGCCCGGTTTGTGCGCGCCGCGGAGTAA
- a CDS encoding C40 family peptidase — protein sequence MRYVWLSFLLLVSVVVGWSIWSRQATPVAEGRPEPPTTQAVAYVISNKATPPRADSVVAFALRQLGTNYCYAGSTPATGFDCSGFVNYVFARYRIPVPHSTALLISTGKAVERIQARPGDIVVFTGTATTSTTPGHAGIVISKPGEPLRFVHSSSARRESGVKISQVEGTDYERRFMQVRRVL from the coding sequence ATGCGCTACGTCTGGCTAAGTTTTCTGCTCTTGGTAAGCGTAGTGGTAGGCTGGTCGATTTGGAGCCGGCAGGCTACCCCAGTAGCAGAAGGACGCCCGGAGCCCCCCACTACGCAGGCAGTTGCGTATGTTATCAGTAACAAGGCCACCCCACCCCGGGCCGACAGCGTGGTAGCGTTTGCCTTGCGCCAACTTGGTACCAACTACTGCTACGCCGGCAGCACCCCCGCTACTGGCTTCGACTGTTCCGGCTTCGTGAATTACGTGTTTGCCCGCTACCGCATACCCGTGCCCCATTCCACGGCCCTGCTTATCAGTACGGGCAAGGCAGTAGAACGAATCCAGGCCCGCCCCGGCGACATTGTGGTATTTACTGGTACGGCTACTACCTCTACTACCCCTGGCCACGCGGGCATCGTCATTAGTAAACCGGGCGAGCCACTACGCTTTGTGCATTCCTCTTCGGCTCGCCGCGAATCGGGCGTGAAAATCAGCCAAGTAGAAGGCACCGACTATGAGCGCCGCTTCATGCAAGTGCGCCGGGTGCTGTAA
- a CDS encoding cytochrome c oxidase subunit 3 — protein MNSDQERTNKIGAGRAASAFQRIEGVPPLLLMLYLGLAGIGVLFLMLVVAYMYTRSQSDTPTGIYPLPRFFSLSTIVLLISSYTINQARHLYTRDDLVGLARCLGATLLLSSVFAGLQVLGWRELMAQGVLLDGVASGTFVYLLSALHVAHLLGGMLFLLALLLRTHTAARDAVRSLVFIRNPYRRLQLRMITIYWHFIDVLWVALFAAFLFLY, from the coding sequence ATGAATTCTGATCAAGAACGTACCAATAAAATTGGCGCCGGTCGGGCCGCCTCGGCTTTTCAGCGCATAGAGGGAGTGCCGCCGCTGCTCCTGATGCTGTACCTGGGCCTGGCCGGCATTGGGGTATTGTTCCTGATGCTGGTGGTGGCCTATATGTATACCCGCAGCCAAAGCGACACGCCCACCGGCATCTACCCGCTACCACGCTTCTTCTCCCTCAGCACCATCGTGCTGCTGATCAGCAGCTACACCATCAACCAGGCCCGCCACCTCTACACCCGCGACGACCTGGTGGGGCTGGCCCGCTGCCTGGGCGCTACCTTGCTGCTGAGCAGCGTGTTTGCAGGCCTGCAGGTGCTAGGCTGGCGGGAGCTAATGGCCCAAGGTGTGCTGCTAGACGGTGTGGCCAGCGGTACGTTTGTTTACTTGCTCTCGGCCCTGCACGTGGCGCACCTGCTGGGCGGCATGCTGTTTCTGCTGGCCCTGCTGTTGCGCACCCACACCGCCGCCCGCGACGCGGTGCGCAGCCTGGTATTTATCCGCAACCCCTACCGTCGCCTGCAGCTGCGCATGATTACCATCTACTGGCATTTCATCGACGTGCTCTGGGTGGCACTGTTTGCCGCTTTTTTGTTTCTGTATTAG
- a CDS encoding M61 family metallopeptidase translates to MLLHLARPLAVAALGLLLSQASSAAVAAPTLRYTLSMPAPQTHYFEVEMKLDGFNKAFTDVKMPVWAPGSYLVREFAKNVEGFEATAGTEKLRVEKVTKNTWRIYHPKAKNFAVRYRVYAFELSVRTSFIDAAHGYLNGTSVFMYPAEEKQLPSTLEVKPAAGWSQVSTSLKPAGGTFTYRAANYDELADSPIEIGNQKIYTFTANGTPHTVAMFGDPKVDTARLTRDMQRVCEQAQKVVGQNPLDRYVFIVHNIDRGTGGLEHLFSTTLSVSRNAYSSEAGWKGFLGLVAHEYFHLWNVKRIRPVALGPFNYDQENYTRMLWVSEGGTEYFSNLIVQRAGFVSPDEYLGDLSNGINRVENTPGNRQQSAAESSFDAWIKYYRPNENSSNTGISYYDKGEVIGAVLDLMIINETKGQKNLDDVMRYLYDQYYKKLGRGFTDEEYQDAVAKVAGRRFDDFFRRHVYGVETLPYEQALGYAGLQLRVAPAAATEASLGASVSPAGGKQTVTSVVREGSAWQGGLSVGDEILAVDGARVTDDVNRLLANRAPGSEVKLLVNRDGLVKEISFPLLANPLRRYRIERQASPTPEQQVVLAKWLPVQK, encoded by the coding sequence ATGCTCCTACACCTTGCCCGCCCGCTGGCGGTAGCGGCCCTAGGACTACTGCTGAGCCAGGCTAGCTCGGCCGCAGTAGCCGCGCCTACCCTACGCTATACGCTGTCCATGCCCGCGCCCCAAACCCACTACTTTGAAGTGGAAATGAAGCTGGACGGCTTTAATAAAGCCTTTACCGATGTAAAAATGCCGGTATGGGCGCCCGGTTCCTACCTGGTGCGCGAGTTTGCCAAAAACGTCGAGGGCTTTGAGGCTACGGCGGGCACTGAGAAGCTGCGGGTAGAAAAAGTCACTAAGAATACGTGGCGCATTTACCATCCCAAGGCCAAAAACTTCGCGGTGCGCTACCGGGTGTACGCTTTTGAGCTGAGCGTGCGCACCAGCTTTATTGATGCGGCCCACGGCTACCTCAACGGCACGAGCGTATTTATGTACCCGGCCGAAGAAAAGCAACTACCCAGCACCCTGGAAGTAAAGCCAGCCGCTGGGTGGAGCCAGGTTAGCACCAGTTTGAAGCCGGCCGGCGGCACCTTTACGTACCGCGCCGCTAACTACGATGAGCTGGCTGATTCGCCGATTGAAATCGGGAATCAGAAGATCTACACCTTCACGGCCAACGGTACGCCCCACACGGTGGCCATGTTCGGCGACCCAAAAGTTGACACGGCTCGCCTAACCCGTGACATGCAGCGCGTGTGCGAGCAAGCCCAGAAAGTAGTAGGGCAGAATCCGCTGGACCGCTACGTGTTCATTGTGCACAACATCGACCGGGGCACTGGGGGCCTAGAACACTTGTTTTCTACTACCCTGTCGGTGTCGCGCAATGCCTACTCCTCGGAGGCTGGCTGGAAAGGCTTCCTTGGGCTGGTGGCCCACGAATATTTCCACCTCTGGAACGTGAAGCGCATCCGGCCGGTGGCCCTGGGGCCCTTCAACTACGACCAAGAAAACTACACCCGCATGCTGTGGGTAAGCGAAGGCGGCACCGAGTACTTCAGCAACCTGATTGTGCAGCGGGCGGGCTTCGTAAGCCCCGATGAGTACTTGGGTGACCTGAGCAACGGCATCAACCGAGTAGAAAATACGCCCGGCAACCGGCAGCAGTCGGCCGCTGAGTCGAGCTTCGATGCCTGGATCAAGTACTACCGCCCCAACGAAAACTCCTCGAACACCGGCATTAGCTACTACGATAAAGGCGAGGTTATCGGGGCCGTGCTAGACCTGATGATCATCAACGAAACCAAGGGCCAGAAAAACCTTGACGACGTGATGCGCTACCTCTACGACCAGTACTACAAAAAGCTGGGCCGGGGCTTCACCGATGAGGAGTACCAGGATGCCGTAGCCAAAGTAGCCGGCCGCCGCTTCGACGACTTTTTCCGCCGCCACGTGTACGGGGTTGAAACCCTGCCCTACGAGCAGGCCCTGGGCTACGCCGGCCTGCAACTCCGGGTAGCTCCGGCAGCCGCTACCGAGGCTAGCCTGGGCGCTAGCGTTAGCCCGGCGGGCGGCAAGCAAACCGTAACCAGTGTAGTGCGCGAAGGCAGCGCCTGGCAGGGTGGCCTAAGCGTCGGCGACGAAATTCTGGCCGTTGATGGCGCCCGGGTAACCGACGATGTGAACCGGCTGCTAGCCAACCGGGCCCCCGGCTCTGAGGTGAAGCTGCTCGTAAACCGCGACGGGCTAGTAAAAGAAATCAGCTTCCCGCTGCTGGCCAACCCGCTACGTCGCTACCGTATTGAGCGCCAGGCAAGCCCCACGCCTGAGCAGCAAGTTGTGCTAGCGAAGTGGCTGCCCGTGCAGAAATAA
- a CDS encoding FKBP-type peptidyl-prolyl cis-trans isomerase: MNLNGLKEQISYIIGRDMARNFAQQGLDLDIDVFAQSMKEAIAGEPSRLTPEQMQSAMQQLQQQMEAHEEANQDSSDMSNNKAEGEAFLQANSAKPGITTLPSGLQYEVLKEGSGRKPGPGSSVTTHYHGTLTNGTVFDSSYQRGQPATFGVNQVIAGWTEALQLMPEGSKWRLYIPSDLAYGKRGAGRDIGPDSALIFDVELLKVNN; the protein is encoded by the coding sequence ATGAATCTGAACGGCTTGAAAGAGCAAATCAGCTACATCATCGGGCGCGATATGGCCCGCAACTTCGCCCAGCAGGGCCTCGACCTGGACATTGACGTATTTGCCCAGAGCATGAAGGAGGCCATTGCCGGCGAGCCAAGCCGCCTCACGCCCGAGCAGATGCAAAGCGCCATGCAGCAGCTGCAGCAGCAGATGGAAGCCCACGAAGAAGCCAACCAAGACTCCTCTGATATGAGCAACAACAAAGCCGAAGGCGAAGCCTTCCTGCAAGCAAACTCCGCCAAGCCCGGCATCACTACCCTCCCAAGCGGCCTGCAGTACGAAGTGCTGAAGGAAGGAAGCGGCCGTAAGCCCGGTCCCGGCTCGTCCGTCACAACGCACTACCACGGCACGCTCACCAACGGCACCGTGTTCGACAGTTCCTACCAGCGCGGTCAGCCCGCTACTTTCGGTGTAAATCAGGTAATTGCCGGCTGGACAGAAGCCTTGCAGCTGATGCCTGAGGGCTCAAAGTGGCGCCTGTACATTCCCTCTGACCTGGCCTACGGCAAGCGTGGTGCCGGCCGCGACATCGGTCCGGACTCGGCCCTTATCTTCGACGTAGAGCTGCTGAAAGTTAATAATTAA
- a CDS encoding gliding motility-associated C-terminal domain-containing protein, with protein sequence MPTSTLVTFVRTGFLLWLLCVLAPAARATHIVGGELDLQHVSGSTYQLSLNLYFDAVNGQPGALDPELTASIFEKGTNRRLLDVPLPLTNNTLVSYTNPACTTPSLVTRRLVYTRPISLGDQTFTSPNGYYVAVERCCRNNGISNILDPGGAAQTFYLEFPAVVRNGQAFRNSTPRIFPPLSDYACRGELFYYNFGGQDTDGDSLVYDLVTPLNGYSNTIVPKPDRAQPAPYSTIRWADSLSVTRQIPGNPTLSIGRLTGRLEVRPTRLGLFVFGVRCTEYRKGVRLGETRRDFQLKVISCPTNARPKVVMQVPNRRQPYQVGRDTLRLQPGSNRCFTLKFTDSDPTSALTLSLSPVNFTAPLPTLSTLQGTVRTPGAPDTIVSRLCFPDCFNTKGKVYLLDVIVADNGCSLPKRDTVRVAVTSVPEPNAAPLLRTTAVLPLRARPGDLITFDLVATDPDNDPITLEMTGRGFTPGSVGAQLTQVQTNGQLTGRFTWRVDCRAVDKPLYEFEFTAAAAPCADRQATTLVIPVQIDYVNRPPQLTSPFPAPTAGSPTPAPLVIKRPIGGVYEASLSGLDVDVDALTLSAAGAGFDLAAAGMTFVARNGTGQASGVFRWEANCEAVRLNGLEVTFTLQESTCRPQPQTRVVRFEVEQPPVPDFLPPNVITPYQRDEKNDYFELDNVKNNLPPDFCESRFADLEIFNRWGNRVYRTTNRSFRWDGGGLPAGVYYYLIEFTDKKRYKGTVTIAN encoded by the coding sequence ATGCCAACTTCTACTCTTGTTACTTTTGTTCGAACTGGCTTTTTGCTGTGGCTGCTGTGTGTGCTGGCTCCGGCGGCACGGGCTACCCATATTGTAGGTGGCGAGCTTGATTTACAACACGTTAGCGGCTCTACCTACCAGTTAAGCTTGAACCTGTATTTTGATGCTGTAAACGGACAGCCCGGCGCCCTAGACCCGGAACTGACGGCCAGCATCTTCGAGAAAGGCACCAACCGCCGCCTGCTAGACGTGCCGCTACCCCTGACCAATAACACCTTGGTCAGCTACACCAACCCCGCCTGCACCACGCCCAGCCTCGTGACGAGGCGCTTGGTATACACTCGCCCAATTTCGCTCGGCGACCAGACCTTCACTAGCCCCAACGGCTACTATGTGGCCGTGGAGCGCTGCTGCCGCAACAACGGCATCAGCAACATCCTGGACCCCGGCGGGGCGGCCCAAACGTTCTACCTAGAGTTTCCGGCGGTGGTGCGCAACGGACAGGCCTTCCGCAATTCTACCCCCCGCATCTTTCCGCCCCTGAGTGATTATGCCTGCCGGGGCGAGCTGTTCTACTACAACTTCGGGGGCCAGGACACCGACGGTGACTCCCTGGTGTATGACCTAGTAACGCCCCTGAATGGCTATTCCAACACGATTGTTCCCAAGCCAGACCGTGCCCAACCGGCCCCGTACAGCACAATACGCTGGGCTGATAGTCTGTCCGTCACCCGCCAGATTCCGGGCAATCCTACCCTGAGTATTGGGCGGCTCACGGGCCGGCTGGAAGTGCGGCCTACCCGGCTGGGTCTGTTCGTGTTTGGGGTGCGCTGCACAGAATACCGCAAGGGCGTGCGGCTAGGCGAAACCCGGCGCGATTTTCAACTCAAAGTTATTTCCTGCCCTACCAACGCCCGGCCGAAGGTGGTCATGCAGGTGCCCAACCGCCGCCAGCCCTACCAAGTCGGCCGCGATACGCTACGCCTGCAACCCGGCAGCAACCGCTGCTTCACGCTCAAGTTCACCGATTCTGACCCCACCTCAGCCCTGACGTTGTCGCTGAGCCCGGTGAATTTTACGGCTCCTCTTCCTACCCTGAGCACCCTGCAAGGAACCGTGCGCACGCCCGGCGCCCCCGATACCATCGTGTCGCGGCTCTGCTTCCCGGACTGCTTCAACACCAAGGGTAAGGTGTACCTGCTGGATGTGATTGTGGCCGATAACGGGTGCAGCCTGCCCAAGCGCGACACCGTGCGGGTAGCCGTCACCTCCGTACCCGAGCCCAACGCCGCCCCGCTCCTGCGCACTACGGCCGTGCTCCCCCTGCGCGCCCGCCCCGGCGACCTGATTACCTTCGACTTGGTAGCCACCGACCCTGACAACGACCCTATCACGTTAGAAATGACCGGCCGAGGCTTCACGCCCGGCAGCGTGGGGGCGCAGCTCACCCAAGTGCAAACCAACGGTCAGCTTACCGGGCGCTTTACTTGGCGCGTTGACTGCCGGGCCGTGGATAAACCGCTGTATGAGTTTGAGTTTACAGCGGCAGCCGCGCCCTGCGCCGACCGCCAAGCCACTACCCTCGTCATTCCAGTGCAGATTGACTACGTGAACCGCCCCCCGCAGCTAACCAGCCCATTTCCGGCCCCAACGGCGGGTTCTCCTACCCCGGCTCCGTTGGTCATTAAGCGGCCAATTGGGGGCGTGTATGAGGCCTCCCTTTCGGGCCTAGACGTGGATGTGGATGCGCTGACGCTCTCGGCCGCTGGCGCTGGCTTCGACCTGGCCGCGGCGGGAATGACGTTTGTGGCGCGCAACGGCACTGGCCAAGCTAGTGGGGTATTTCGCTGGGAAGCCAACTGCGAGGCCGTGCGCCTGAATGGCTTGGAAGTTACGTTTACCCTTCAGGAAAGCACCTGCCGGCCCCAGCCCCAAACCCGCGTGGTGCGCTTTGAAGTGGAGCAGCCACCCGTGCCGGACTTCCTGCCGCCCAACGTCATTACCCCCTACCAGCGCGACGAAAAGAACGACTACTTCGAGCTGGACAACGTGAAAAACAACCTGCCGCCCGATTTCTGCGAATCTCGTTTTGCCGACCTCGAAATTTTTAACCGCTGGGGCAATCGGGTGTATCGCACCACCAACCGCAGCTTCCGCTGGGACGGCGGTGGCCTACCAGCCGGCGTGTATTACTACCTCATTGAGTTCACGGACAAGAAACGCTACAAAGGCACCGTAACTATTGCCAATTAA
- a CDS encoding DUF2147 domain-containing protein yields the protein MKKILFLCLGMFLGLLGAASAQSLSPLGVWTNAEKKATFEIYKCGDKLCGKIVSLTVPNDPKTGKPKTDTMNPEPKLRNRPRLGMVFMQGFEYDDDNKWDDGKIYDPESGKTYSCYMKMLNANSMEVKGYIGFSMIGKSQTWTRVK from the coding sequence ATGAAAAAAATTCTGTTCCTCTGCTTGGGCATGTTCCTGGGCTTGCTAGGGGCGGCTTCGGCTCAATCTCTCTCCCCGCTCGGAGTATGGACGAACGCCGAGAAAAAGGCCACCTTCGAGATTTACAAGTGTGGCGACAAGCTGTGCGGTAAAATCGTGAGCCTTACTGTGCCGAACGACCCCAAAACCGGCAAGCCCAAAACCGACACGATGAACCCCGAGCCTAAGCTTCGTAATCGTCCGCGCCTGGGCATGGTGTTCATGCAAGGTTTTGAGTACGACGACGATAACAAGTGGGACGATGGCAAAATCTACGACCCAGAAAGCGGTAAAACGTATTCCTGCTACATGAAAATGCTGAACGCTAACAGCATGGAAGTGAAAGGATACATCGGCTTCTCCATGATTGGTAAGTCGCAAACCTGGACTCGGGTTAAATAA